The region acggctgatatgacgatgatgatgagccATGTATTGTGAGTATGAAAGTATAACTGACCTGGACGCAGCTTCTGCTGGTAGCCAAGGCCGATGAGCGATTTGTTGTTGATCTTGGCGTGCAGCGACGTGTCGGCGTCAAGCGCGAACTTGGCGCCGACTCCGAACAGCGTGTCGGCCGAGCCCGCCGACCACTTCATGCTCACGCCGCAGTCTAGCTTCTCAGACACCTTCTGGTAAATCGAGCCGCCGAAGTCTTTGCCGTTGTCACTGGACCAACAACCAAAATGTTATTGTACAAATTGTGGAAAAGGAAAATATTCTCATTACCCTGTCCACATTGGAAAAGCAGATTTTTTTTGGCACAGGgtgcaaaattaaatgaaaaactaGCTGGAGAATGAGATGGCTTGTTCAGTGTGGAAACCTCAATTGCATTTGTCATTTCTCCTGTACATTGATATGGTGTCCCCAAAGTAACACTCTGAATTCTTTAATTATTGTTTGATCAACTCTTTAAGAACTGCATTAAGAGAATATGCCACTCAAATGTTGCCTAAGTACTAGGCCTACTTAGGCATCAActcagtatattatattatagttttatattcTTGATAACATTATTGATTTTATAGTAGTCTGCAATTTATGTAATATTATAGAAACTGGAGCATGATTTAACATCTCCTTCGCTTTATGAAATCCTAATAGTTcataaatctaaataataaagaagatTGGCACTACTTCCTAAGAACAATCTCAGGATAGATATCTCTTACATAATGTCCAGAGACTTTAGTAATAATATGCATGAAAAGCACACGTCACAATGTCTTAAGTAGCGTATTATGGCATATTTAGAGAACAATGGAGAGCAATATTAAGGCCAAAGTCATTTGAGTGTGCACTGGATAAAACTAGTTCATATTACAAGGAACATCCTTCTTTATGTCAGATGCTTATGTAATATCATAAAATCAATACAAGTCTAAGCCACTGCAGTAAAAGCAGTAAGTAATCAGTTATATGCTAGTCTCCTGAAAATGTAAATGAAAGAGAACAAAGTGTAATTTGTCTCATGAAAATCATTTTGTGACTGGTACTTGAATGGCAGGaagaaacaaattattttacttacacaTTGGTATGCAAGTTGAAGTCTTTGGTCTGGTAACCGAAGGCAAAGTTGTTCTTGGCAAACTTGGTCTTCTGTGAGTCGAACTGTGTGTTTGCACCAGCGAGCCAGCCCTGGTACTTCAGCACAGCAGCAACATCTACGATGGGTCCAGCCAAGTCCAGGTCCAAGTTGGTGTTAATAGCAACGGTGTCATTGGCGAAGGATGTCTTTAGTTTACCAGTCTTGCTCCTGAAATAGAAGAGGACATTGTAGTTTATTGGTGGAGCcttgttttatttaatgcacAAAAGTAGACTTTGGAAGGAATGTTAGATCTTTTAGCAATTGATTTATGATACTATTATTTTAAAGCTACACTAAATGGTGCTGTGAAGGCCAAAATGGTGTAATATTGATGGGAATAATAtcttttcttccaactatgctttaatttcatcataaccgcactaaatacccagcacaaagcgggacttttctgctctagagcagaaaaaatgtatgaaaatcctttattgcattgtttttcattttttttaattgcaccactaaagaggtaacacaagtatttttgctataatattagcatgcatagtgtaaaaaagtctagtgttagATTGGTCAACCTGATGGtcctatgaaatttgacagattgtaTACGAAAattgttgtttaaaaaaaaaaaccggccaagagcgtgtcggacacgcccgaaatagggttccgtagccattacgaaaaaattaagtaatatttttctaaggatttcgtattttgtacggaatattccaagtttaggtatattttataccttaggctgatatttactcttaaactactaataattctcaagaaaacttaaccgttatagttttccttgtaagtttgatatacttaataccatcctgaattttttcaaatgtttccacccacccgtttagattttagaggcgggggacgctcgattttaatgaaaatttgcactttaaagttgaatattttgcaaacaaatctctagatcgaaaaatcgttttagaaacccctaatgattttaaaagacctatccaacgataccccacactacaaggttggacgagaaaaaaataatcacacccactttaagtctatggaaggtaccctaaTAAAAACTgtgccaaaaaaaagtaagaaataaaaataaaaaaaattggcgggaaccttgcgaattttccgtggacattttttgagagtgcaaatgtaaacttacaaaaatggaatcatcgagtgctagtgacatttgtttcctattaattgtttagcataagttttttttcgtctactattcctgtaatagttgaaagaaaagcaaattatgcacctcgcattaagtaatttatattgccctcgtgctttttaaagcccttgctcacgctcgggctccaaatcggcactcggtgcaatataactttctgcttgatgcaacaatctactattatcttTTCTTTTTGTTTAGAACTGCAATATAAGTAACAGGGGATGTCTTACCCGGTCTGTGGTGCGAAAGTTCCctccaaagtaagcttaaggCCCTTCGCAATTTTGTCCTGGATGGTGATGTCGGTGGCAAGTGTGTTGTCGGTGTTCCATTTTTCTGTGAATGTCAGGCCGTAGTCTTTCACGGCAAATTTGGACGAAAGGCTGCCAAAAACCTGCGAATATAATCCTTGaataagtttgttttaattaaatattgatgaagtaatatcaataaaatgaaaataaggaATTTTAAGGAATTTTTAATGACTGATAATTTTAGtaatgatttgataaaacaAAACAGCACTTTCTAATGATCTTACCTTTCCATTCTTCACGTTAGAGGTTATTTTACAAGTGAAAGTGACTCCAGATTTGCTTTTAGTCTTCAAGTTGACTTTTAAAACACCCAATTGGAAGCCCTTGGCAATgacactattattatttattcaggaAACCACTAGATTTTCCTgaatgagtaaattaaaaaaagggcTGAATTATGTAAATTATGACATATGATTCTCGTACCTTTCCACTCTCCTGGTTGGAGGTGATTCCGCTGGTGAATTCTACTCCAGATTCACTCTTAGTCTTCAGGTCAAGTTTGAACACACCAAAGTGGTAGCCCTTGCCGAACACATCATTGGCCTTCTTGCCAAGATCGGCATAGTATGGGGGAGGGGAGGAGCCAGCTTCAGCCGCCATCTGTAAAGTAAAGGATGTTAAGGACCAAACTCTGAAAGAATCAGTTACAGTactgttaattttaaaaacatcaCTTAATTAAAAGAACAAATTAAGAGCCTAATCTGTCACATGACCTTAAGATTTAGAGCTGATAATAACTAGCACAAGGGATAAGTCACAAATTTAACAATCAGTGCCAGCTGTGTCAGGGTCGGGCTCGACTTTGCAAACTATTTACAATCCGCGTTCAGTATTAGTATTACATAACACTCAGGTAAGGAAGGGTTTCAGCGTAAAATGTTGCAGTATTCTGAACATCCATGTTAATGCTCCTGCGAGACACACCTTTCGGCCTTGACCTTCATAGTGGTGCCGAAACTTGCATCGAGCTGGAAATCACATGCGTCGTTCAACCTCTACTGACGTTTCCGATCCCTCGAATCATTCAATCGCAGCATCACAAATCATGACAAAATTTAAAAGACGAAATCGGTATTTAACACCAAAATCATATGGATTAAAGAGACGGAAATAGAAatctattaaaataaatcagaaTATTCTTAGGGTGACGTCGATACTTCTCCATTAAAACCGGCTGAAAGTGAATATTTTAACCTAAACTATATATTCTATTTCCTTAGCACCCAGGAACAAACTTAAGATAAATATTGAATTCTTTGTAAAATAATACTCACTGCGGTTTTAATTTAGTCACAAATGGGAATAGAAAACGTGAAATCAGGCAATAAAAATTGCCGAATAAAGAGGAACCTCCTGCACCGCACCACAAGACAAATTTAAGGTTACTGAAATTATCGACAGAGCGCGCTGTcatactatttcacgccggaaAATGTGTTCTTCGCAgtttctttttatatatttttcccaattttaatgcattatcacaataaataatgctaaaacaaatcttgaaaataattatCATGAAAGATTAGTAAGTcatagttgaaaaaaaatattgtagtaaAAGTAGGTTATTAACAAAAAGTTCTATAACGACACTGCTGCAGTTTGACGTCAACGTCTCAAGTATAAGTCAGTGCACAcgtttaattaaacttttaataacaatttattaaaataattgcacagttacataaacaaataatattttaaatttaattacaattatttttaatgaatttttacaAGTAAGCAtaacttaaaaaagttattaaaattggCGCGCTATTATGAATAGAATAGGTATCtagcaaagactacagtatatatagggagatATCTAGTGCAGCTACAAAAGATTTATTTGTGCATTCATTACAgggatttaaattatttttcatcacacttgctcgtaaaaaGTGTCGTAACACGCActctaccttgcttgcaaccccccaaataaaaccctcgaccgtaatgtgcttgtcatgaaacccgtggtcggtaaatgagtcattgcccgtactgattttcttgtcatgaagcccaaggtcggtaaatgagtctgttactgcatggcgtgctgctcaTGCTGGCGTGCGGGAGGGCGGCGGgcagctggcgctgccaagagcgcaggcagcggtatcggcaatttttgaaaaaaaatattagttttattttacaaatatacaattttactcgcaaatgtgatgaaaaacattgtatatcgcacgggcggtactagaattacgaaaatcgactcattaaaaccctcagtcttcgacttcaggctcctaatagactctcgttcgtaattccttatttaccacccttaagacacaatgtactattttttctccggttttcttaatttattctttttagGTAAGGTAGGCTGCTACATGATAATTATTTGTCAGCAGTTATAGTCAAGTTTGCATTATTTAAATTGCCCATGGACAGCAGGTACACTTTTTCGTGATTTGTGATAAgtactaaaactttttttacttgttAAAAACTTACGCTCCCGGATTCGCTTTCCCCGCCATCATCGCTGTCACGGCTGTCGTCGCCGGGACACGGCACCCGTTGTCCATCATCGTCCAAGCAAATCGTCATCTCACTCAACGATCCATCCTGAACAGGGTATGAAACATCCTTACTTTCTTATTAACCACAGAGCTTTTCCAGGTCATCAATTCGTCATAATCGGGCTTGAAGTGAACGCAATCCTCCCTTGTTACGGATGTATGTATATGGACGGCTGTAATCTCTTACATACCATCTAGTGACCCAATTGGGCTATGCTCGTTACCTGCCCCTTTTATTTCCCAACGAAAATTTTAGTCTTGACGCAccaataggtacagtcagcagcaccaatatctgacacagcaagcgtgcataaatatctgatacgactctatttctagggccaagaaggacgtgtcatatatttttgcaagctctgctgtggcagatattaatcctGGTGGCTGTACCTGGGGTACACATCAAAATCCGATGCAGACCGTTAATATTAACATCCAATCTGTGTCGAGCCTAGAGAATGTTATAAGCGACATTCTCAGTTTATAGTAGTATCTTACGCAGAACGgagtagtacagtcaagggcaaagatatcgacacggccaaaagttgcaaaaatatgtatacacggtcttaatgttaagtgcatagagtcgtgtatacatatttttgtaactttggccgtgtcgatatctttgcccttgactgtatataATGATTTAGTTCCCTATTCCCTACCATCCTACGGCTTAATCCCGGCGAAGTCGCAGGCAAAGCGGTTACTCTAAATAATAGAGATGGACCGACCATGGGTTTCACCAAATACGAACattcggcataattgattcctaagtAGAAACTAGAATTACCTACGattaatttttgttgaaatatttaatcatgcaactcttgacttaaacaaaaaaacttgcTTCATTAAATCTCAAAACAGGtactttatattttgtttttaattaataatcattttatttagggttccggagccaaaatggcaaaaacggaacccttatagtttcgccatgtctgtctgtctgtctgtccgtccgcggctttgctcagggactatcaatgctagaaagctgtagttttgcacgaatatatatatgtaaactatgccgacaaaatggtacaataaaaaatagataaataaatttttttagggtacctcccatagacgtaaagtggaggtgattttttttttctcgtccaaccctatagtgtggggtatcgttggataagtattttaaaaccattagaggtttgctatgacgatttttcgattcagtgatttttttgcgaaatattc is a window of Choristoneura fumiferana chromosome 23, NRCan_CFum_1, whole genome shotgun sequence DNA encoding:
- the LOC141441056 gene encoding voltage-dependent anion-selective channel-like — encoded protein: MSILEYLYSLVDTNNVFVFWGFPKVAALTYEKKPCLRNDGSLSEMTICLDDDGQRVPCPGDDSRDSDDGGESESGSMAAEAGSSPPPYYADLGKKANDVFGKGYHFGVFKLDLKTKSESGVEFTSGITSNQESGKVFGSLSSKFAVKDYGLTFTEKWNTDNTLATDITIQDKIAKGLKLTLEGTFAPQTGSKTGKLKTSFANDTVAINTNLDLDLAGPIVDVAAVLKYQGWLAGANTQFDSQKTKFAKNNFAFGYQTKDFNLHTNVDNGKDFGGSIYQKVSEKLDCGVSMKWSAGSADTLFGVGAKFALDADTSLHAKINNKSLIGLGYQQKLRPGVTLTLSAAIDGQNFNAGGHKVGVALELEP